Proteins encoded in a region of the Phoenix dactylifera cultivar Barhee BC4 chromosome 3, palm_55x_up_171113_PBpolish2nd_filt_p, whole genome shotgun sequence genome:
- the LOC103715222 gene encoding uncharacterized protein LOC103715222: MDSPSSKPHHRSHRRNRRRRCFLISAAALIVVALLLLVLGLTVFRPRHAITTVNSVRLAGLRAGLDVPNLGVDLNVTLDLNLTASNPNHASFRYGDGTADLYYRGTLVGEATIPPGEVSAGGSVQTDVLVTVMAGRLIGNKAVYADVISGSVPFTTTTEIPGRVTVLGVFKHHMETYTTCDIVVNVRNRTVENSDCKYKTKL; the protein is encoded by the coding sequence ATGGACTCCCCCTCCTCCAAGCCCCACCACCGCTCCCACCGCCGCAACCGGCGGCGGCGCTGCTTCCTGATCTCCGCCGCCGCCCTCATCGTCgtcgccctcctcctcctcgtcctcggCCTCACCGTCTTCCGGCCCCGCCACGCCATCACCACCGTCAACTCCGTCCGCCTCGCCGGCCTCCGCGCCGGCCTCGACGTCCCCAACCTCGGCGTCGACCTCAACGTCACTCTCGACCTCAACCTTACGGCCAGCAACCCCAACCACGCCAGCTTCCGGTACGGCGACGGCACCGCCGACCTCTATTACCGCGGCACCCTCGTCGGCGAGGCCACCATCCCGCCGGGGGAGGTCTCCGCCGGTGGCTCGGTCCAGACTGACGTCCTTGTCACCGTGATGGCCGGCCGCCTTATCGGCAACAAGGCCGTGTACGCCGACGTGATCTCAGGTTCGGTGCCGTTCACGACGACGACGGAGATTCCGGGGAGGGTGACGGTCCTCGGGGTGTTCAAGCATCACATGGAGACCTATACTACGTGCGATATTGTGGTGAATGTTCGGAATCGGACCGTGGAGAACTCGGATTGCAAGTATAAGACAAAGCTCTGA